The Psychrobium sp. MM17-31 genome window below encodes:
- a CDS encoding transporter substrate-binding domain-containing protein, protein MNNAYSNIMLKALVFIACSLFINISHAKQQLVTIVADDSYPPYSYIEDGQVKGIYVDLISLAAQRLAKDYQVTFVAMPWKRALQEVKLGNAFAIIPPYIHTHKRDYIWPYSAALAYERVVAHCHDSVDIRSHLVGNDDARKTPLNVGINAGYLILNERLSQAQGQGLIRIWENRSTKANVMKLINQRIDCYLNDPLSTKWVLKQLSAQDDSLNFDHIHQTIEVMVQSAHIGYSSDEHGRFKYKKDFVKRFDKALAAVKRENALEKIIAKYVP, encoded by the coding sequence ATGAATAACGCTTATTCGAACATAATGCTAAAAGCGCTGGTGTTTATTGCTTGTTCACTGTTTATCAATATTAGCCATGCCAAACAGCAACTTGTTACCATAGTGGCGGATGATAGCTATCCACCGTATTCCTATATTGAAGACGGCCAAGTAAAAGGTATTTACGTCGATTTAATATCTTTGGCGGCGCAGCGTTTAGCCAAAGATTATCAAGTGACTTTCGTAGCAATGCCATGGAAGCGTGCGTTACAAGAAGTGAAACTTGGCAATGCGTTTGCGATTATTCCTCCTTATATTCACACCCACAAACGAGATTATATTTGGCCGTACTCGGCTGCCTTAGCTTATGAGCGGGTTGTTGCTCACTGCCACGATTCTGTCGACATTAGGTCTCATTTAGTAGGTAATGACGATGCGCGTAAAACACCACTAAATGTCGGTATTAATGCAGGGTACTTAATTCTTAATGAGCGCTTGAGTCAGGCACAAGGACAAGGGCTGATCCGAATTTGGGAAAACCGCAGTACCAAAGCAAATGTGATGAAGTTGATTAATCAGCGCATCGACTGTTATCTCAATGATCCTTTATCAACGAAGTGGGTGTTAAAACAATTAAGCGCGCAAGATGACTCACTCAACTTTGATCATATTCATCAGACCATAGAAGTGATGGTGCAATCTGCTCATATTGGTTATAGCAGTGATGAACACGGCCGTTTCAAATACAAAAAAGATTTCGTCAAGCGATTCGATAAGGCATTAGCCGCTGTTAAACGAGAAAATGCCTTAGAAAAGATTATTGCCAAATATGTCCCTTAG
- the tadA gene encoding tRNA adenosine(34) deaminase TadA, protein MNSQLTSDELNKLSVEQCDQYWMSYALTLADKAQQVNEVPVGAVLVLDNQVIGEGYNLVINNHDPCAHAEVMALRAGGQQIENYRLLDATLYVTLEPCCMCAGAIVHSRIKRVVYGADDLKTGAAGSAFALINDAKHNHQVEVTSGVMASECGTIISDFFSRRRAEKKALKAKNKKNS, encoded by the coding sequence ATGAACTCACAACTAACCAGCGATGAGCTTAACAAACTGTCCGTTGAACAATGCGATCAGTATTGGATGAGCTATGCACTGACCTTGGCTGATAAGGCGCAGCAGGTCAATGAAGTGCCGGTTGGCGCAGTGTTAGTGCTAGATAATCAGGTGATTGGCGAAGGCTATAATCTGGTCATTAACAACCACGATCCTTGCGCACATGCCGAAGTGATGGCGCTGCGCGCTGGCGGGCAGCAAATAGAGAATTACCGTTTGTTAGACGCTACCTTGTACGTCACCTTAGAGCCCTGTTGCATGTGCGCGGGGGCGATAGTGCACAGCCGTATCAAACGCGTCGTGTATGGTGCAGACGATTTAAAAACTGGTGCGGCAGGCTCTGCCTTTGCGCTCATTAATGATGCTAAACATAACCATCAGGTGGAAGTGACCTCAGGGGTGATGGCATCAGAATGTGGCACTATTATTAGCGACTTTTTTAGCCGTCGCCGCGCTGAGAAAAAAGCGCTAAAGGCAAAAAATAAGAAAAATTCATGA
- the guaA gene encoding glutamine-hydrolyzing GMP synthase — MSNIHDHRILILDFGSQYTQLIARRIREIGVYCELWGWDVSEEKIREFNPNGIILSGGPESVTEENSPVAPDYVFNAGVPVLGVCYGMQTMSAQLGGSVEVSMEREFGYAKVERVGDCKLFDNIEDEIKDGSAFLDVWMSHGDKVATIPSSFKTVAKTDSCPYAAMADEERQFYGVQFHPEVTHTRQGGRILERFVVDICQCDKNWTSASIIDDAVARIKEQVGDDEVILGLSGGVDSSVAALLIQKAIGDKLTCVFVDNGLLRLNEADQVMEMFGDHFGLNIVHVDAENRFLDALAGIDEPEAKRKKIGHVFVEIFDEESKKCVNARWLGQGTIYPDVIESAAAGTGKAHVIKSHHNVGGLPDDMEMGLVEPLRELFKDEVRRVGLELGLPYDMLYRHPFPGPGLGVRVLGEVKKEYCDLLRRADAIFIEELHNADLYHKVSQAFTVFLPVKSVGVMGDGRKYDWVVSLRCVETIDFMTAIWSQLPYELLGKVSNRIINEIDGISRVVYDISGKPPATIEWE, encoded by the coding sequence ATGAGCAACATACATGATCATCGCATTCTAATTTTAGATTTCGGCTCGCAATACACACAGTTAATCGCGCGTCGTATTCGTGAAATTGGTGTTTATTGTGAACTTTGGGGTTGGGACGTTTCAGAAGAAAAAATCCGCGAGTTTAATCCAAACGGTATTATCTTATCGGGCGGTCCAGAGTCTGTAACTGAAGAAAACTCACCTGTGGCACCTGATTACGTATTTAACGCCGGTGTACCAGTATTAGGCGTGTGTTACGGTATGCAAACCATGTCGGCACAACTTGGCGGCAGCGTTGAAGTATCGATGGAGCGTGAATTTGGTTATGCCAAAGTTGAGCGCGTTGGCGATTGTAAGCTGTTTGATAACATCGAAGATGAAATCAAAGATGGCAGTGCATTTTTAGATGTGTGGATGAGTCACGGTGACAAAGTTGCTACTATCCCGTCATCATTCAAAACAGTTGCAAAAACAGATAGCTGTCCTTATGCAGCGATGGCTGATGAAGAGCGTCAGTTCTACGGCGTACAATTCCACCCAGAAGTAACTCACACTCGCCAAGGCGGTCGCATCTTAGAGCGTTTCGTGGTTGATATTTGTCAATGTGATAAAAACTGGACCTCGGCGTCTATTATCGATGACGCTGTTGCGCGTATTAAAGAACAAGTGGGTGATGATGAAGTTATCCTTGGTTTATCTGGCGGTGTCGATAGCTCAGTTGCTGCGCTACTTATTCAAAAGGCGATAGGCGATAAGCTAACTTGTGTATTTGTTGATAACGGCTTACTGCGCTTAAACGAAGCAGATCAAGTGATGGAAATGTTTGGCGACCATTTCGGTTTAAACATTGTTCACGTTGATGCGGAAAACCGCTTCTTAGACGCACTGGCTGGTATCGATGAGCCAGAAGCCAAGCGTAAGAAAATTGGTCACGTATTCGTTGAGATCTTCGATGAAGAGTCTAAAAAATGTGTTAATGCACGTTGGTTAGGTCAGGGTACTATCTACCCAGACGTAATCGAATCTGCTGCAGCTGGCACCGGTAAAGCACATGTGATTAAATCGCACCACAATGTAGGCGGTTTGCCAGATGATATGGAAATGGGCTTGGTTGAGCCACTACGCGAGCTATTTAAAGATGAAGTGCGCCGCGTTGGTTTAGAACTTGGTCTGCCGTATGACATGTTATATCGTCATCCATTCCCAGGACCGGGTTTAGGTGTACGTGTACTTGGCGAAGTGAAGAAAGAGTACTGTGATTTACTACGCCGTGCCGACGCTATCTTCATAGAAGAGTTACACAACGCCGATCTTTACCATAAAGTGAGCCAAGCATTTACTGTATTCTTACCAGTTAAATCAGTAGGCGTGATGGGCGATGGTCGTAAATACGATTGGGTTGTATCACTGCGCTGTGTTGAAACAATCGACTTTATGACGGCGATTTGGTCTCAACTGCCATACGAGCTACTAGGTAAGGTATCAAACCGTATTATTAATGAAATCGATGGCATTTCACGTGTGGTTTACGATATTTCTGGTAAGCCACCTGCGACTATCGAATGGGAATAA
- the guaB gene encoding IMP dehydrogenase, which produces MLRIAQEALTFDDVLLVPGHSTVLPHTADLRTKLTEKIHLNIPMLSASMDTVTEARLAIALAQEGGIGFIHKNMTVEEQAHEVELVKKYESGVVTKPVTVGPDVTIREINEMRDRLGFSGFPVVDAQNNVLGIITSRDVRFATNLDKPCSALMTPKEKLITVTNATDSENVLHLMHENRIEKIVVVDAAFKLQGMITVKDFQKAEEKPNACKDEMGRLRVGAAVGCGAGTDERIAALVEAGVDVLLIDTSHGHSQGVLDRIKQTRQEYPDLQIIGGNVATAAGALAIADAGANAVKVGIGPGSICTTRIVTGVGVPQITAVSDAADALAERGIPVIADGGIRFSGDIAKALVAGASCVMMGSMFAGTEEAPGEVELYQGRYYKSYRGMGSIGAMDQRDGSSDRYFQTSKEASKLVPEGIEGRVAYKGPISNIIHQQLGGIRSAMGLTGCGTIEELGSKAQFVKITSAGMGESHVHDVTITKEAPNYRMG; this is translated from the coding sequence ATGCTAAGAATCGCTCAAGAAGCTTTAACTTTCGACGATGTTCTACTGGTTCCAGGACATTCTACTGTACTGCCGCACACGGCAGACCTTCGCACAAAACTAACAGAAAAAATTCACCTTAATATTCCAATGCTTTCAGCGTCTATGGACACTGTAACTGAAGCGCGTTTGGCGATTGCCTTAGCGCAAGAAGGCGGTATTGGCTTTATCCACAAAAACATGACGGTTGAAGAGCAAGCGCACGAAGTGGAGCTTGTTAAAAAGTACGAGTCTGGTGTGGTCACTAAACCTGTAACCGTTGGCCCAGATGTCACCATTCGTGAAATTAACGAGATGCGCGACCGTCTAGGTTTTTCAGGTTTCCCTGTTGTAGATGCTCAAAACAACGTATTGGGTATCATTACGTCACGTGATGTGCGTTTTGCAACAAATCTCGACAAGCCTTGTAGCGCGTTAATGACGCCGAAAGAAAAGCTAATTACCGTTACCAATGCGACTGACTCTGAAAATGTATTGCACTTAATGCACGAAAACCGCATCGAGAAAATCGTTGTTGTTGATGCGGCATTTAAACTGCAAGGTATGATTACCGTTAAAGATTTCCAAAAAGCCGAAGAAAAGCCAAATGCGTGTAAAGACGAAATGGGTCGCTTGCGCGTGGGTGCAGCTGTTGGTTGTGGCGCTGGTACGGATGAGCGTATTGCTGCACTAGTCGAAGCTGGCGTTGACGTATTACTTATCGATACATCTCACGGTCATTCACAAGGCGTATTAGATCGTATCAAGCAAACGCGTCAAGAATACCCAGATTTACAAATCATCGGTGGTAACGTTGCTACCGCTGCTGGTGCATTAGCCATTGCTGACGCTGGCGCTAATGCGGTTAAAGTAGGTATCGGCCCTGGCTCTATCTGTACAACGCGTATCGTGACTGGTGTTGGTGTTCCGCAAATTACTGCGGTATCTGATGCGGCTGACGCACTGGCCGAGCGCGGCATTCCAGTTATCGCTGACGGTGGTATTCGTTTCTCTGGTGACATCGCAAAAGCATTAGTGGCTGGTGCAAGCTGTGTAATGATGGGCTCAATGTTCGCAGGTACTGAAGAAGCACCGGGTGAAGTTGAGTTGTATCAAGGTCGTTACTACAAATCGTACCGCGGTATGGGTTCTATCGGTGCGATGGATCAGCGCGATGGTTCATCGGATCGCTATTTCCAAACCAGTAAAGAAGCCTCGAAATTAGTGCCTGAAGGTATCGAAGGTCGCGTTGCTTACAAAGGCCCGATTAGCAATATTATTCATCAGCAATTAGGCGGTATCCGCAGTGCAATGGGCTTAACTGGTTGTGGCACCATTGAAGAGTTAGGCTCAAAAGCACAATTTGTGAAAATTACATCAGCTGGTATGGGTGAGTCTCACGTGCATGATGTAACCATCACTAAAGAAGCACCGAATTACCGCATGGGTTAA
- a CDS encoding phosphoribosyltransferase family protein — protein sequence MTKKYIDAQTLLDDSYKLGLKVLDSGCKPNYIIGVWRGGTPVGIAVQELLDFFGVKSDHISIRTSSYTGIEERVSNVRVHGLDYIIRNVNSEDTLLIVDDVYDTGLSVAQIIEDLTKKCRKNTPDMKIATPYFKPQNNKTDRTPDFYLYETDEWLVFPHELSGLTKEELLNDKPGMDFLRDRIAQMDD from the coding sequence ATGACAAAAAAATATATAGACGCCCAAACCCTACTAGACGATTCATACAAATTAGGCCTAAAAGTACTCGATAGTGGTTGTAAGCCCAACTACATTATCGGCGTATGGCGTGGCGGCACCCCAGTGGGCATTGCAGTGCAAGAATTGCTGGATTTCTTTGGTGTAAAATCAGATCACATCTCAATTCGCACCTCTTCTTATACTGGGATTGAAGAGCGCGTATCTAATGTACGTGTTCACGGTTTGGACTACATTATCCGCAATGTGAATAGTGAAGATACGCTGCTGATTGTTGACGATGTATATGACACTGGCTTAAGCGTTGCGCAAATCATCGAAGACTTAACGAAGAAATGTCGTAAAAATACGCCTGATATGAAGATTGCAACGCCTTATTTTAAGCCGCAAAATAACAAAACAGATCGAACGCCTGATTTTTACCTCTATGAAACTGATGAATGGTTAGTATTCCCACATGAATTATCAGGTTTAACAAAAGAAGAGCTATTAAACGACAAACCAGGCATGGACTTCCTTCGCGATCGCATCGCGCAAATGGACGACTAA
- the xseA gene encoding exodeoxyribonuclease VII large subunit, whose translation MYNTPSDNIYNISRLNSEIKRLLEGNFGRVWVNAEISNFVAASSGHWYFTLKDARSQIKCAMFKGRNRAVRFRPQNGQQVMVKANISVYEPRGDYQLLVDVMDQAGDGLLQQQFEQLKCDLAAQGLFSSEHKKPLPESIQKIGIITSPTGAAVHDVLTVLKRRNPLLEVVIYPAQVQGQQAAGELCQAINLANLRNEVDVLLLTRGGGSMEDLWCFNDPQLAYAIFNSQLPIISAVGHEVDVTISDFVSDFRAPTPSAAAEIASVSNEEQRQKNAMLTQRLSHAMSAKLHQYYQVLTELSSRLKAQDPKFKLAQQAQYIDELNHQMTSAIRQRLHHNEQRLSHLFQRLLCQSPAYKIKEHNNYNQQLTARLKQAMNQQLASQQARYEGLIRELNSVSPLATLARGYSIALDESENVITDASQVNVGDALVTKLHYGELVSTVSEKR comes from the coding sequence ATGTACAACACGCCAAGCGATAACATCTACAACATCTCACGCCTTAACAGCGAAATAAAACGTTTACTCGAAGGAAACTTTGGCCGCGTTTGGGTCAACGCTGAGATTTCAAACTTTGTCGCGGCTTCGTCAGGACACTGGTATTTCACCCTTAAAGACGCACGTTCACAAATAAAATGCGCCATGTTTAAAGGCCGTAACCGCGCTGTACGTTTCAGACCGCAAAACGGTCAACAAGTAATGGTGAAAGCCAACATTAGCGTGTATGAACCGCGTGGCGACTATCAATTGTTAGTTGATGTGATGGATCAAGCTGGCGATGGTTTGCTGCAACAGCAATTTGAGCAATTAAAATGTGATTTAGCTGCGCAAGGACTTTTTAGTAGCGAGCACAAAAAGCCACTGCCAGAATCAATTCAAAAAATAGGTATTATAACCAGTCCAACTGGCGCGGCAGTGCACGATGTGCTGACAGTGTTAAAGCGACGTAACCCTTTGTTAGAAGTAGTCATATACCCTGCTCAAGTTCAGGGGCAACAGGCTGCTGGAGAGCTATGTCAAGCCATTAACCTAGCCAATCTACGTAATGAAGTCGATGTGCTATTACTTACTCGAGGCGGCGGTTCAATGGAAGATTTATGGTGTTTTAATGATCCCCAGCTCGCCTATGCCATATTTAATTCACAGCTACCAATCATTAGCGCTGTTGGCCATGAAGTCGATGTCACCATTAGTGATTTCGTCAGTGATTTTCGTGCACCAACACCGTCGGCAGCTGCAGAAATCGCCAGTGTCAGTAACGAAGAGCAACGTCAGAAAAATGCAATGCTAACTCAGCGCTTGTCTCATGCAATGAGTGCCAAGCTACACCAGTATTATCAAGTACTAACTGAGCTAAGCTCCCGTTTAAAGGCCCAAGATCCTAAGTTTAAATTGGCACAACAAGCTCAATATATTGATGAATTAAATCATCAGATGACGTCTGCTATTAGGCAACGTCTACACCACAACGAACAGCGTTTATCTCATTTATTTCAACGCTTATTATGCCAATCACCAGCGTATAAAATTAAAGAACACAATAATTATAACCAGCAGCTGACTGCGCGCTTGAAACAAGCAATGAATCAACAGCTCGCAAGTCAACAAGCACGTTATGAAGGGTTAATTAGAGAGTTAAACTCGGTCAGCCCACTGGCAACGTTAGCAAGGGGCTATAGCATCGCGTTAGATGAAAGTGAAAACGTGATAACGGATGCATCACAGGTCAACGTTGGCGATGCGCTAGTTACCAAGTTACACTACGGTGAATTAGTGTCGACGGTGTCTGAAAAACGCTAA